The Flavivirga eckloniae genomic interval GAGATAAGTCATTAGGTAAATGGCATAAGAAGATATGAGGTAAATAACACAGCTTTTACCTTTTCACTAATGCCTTTCATTTAAAATAAGAATGCAAAAATTAAAAGAAGCCAATTTATACAGAAGCGAACTCATTCCGGTTAGTGGAAAGCTGGTGGAACGTTATAACAAATGTCTGCTAAAACTTGGATTTACAGAAACAAAGTTAGAAACATTTCATATAGATGGTATTGGGTGGAGTCCGGAGATTGCAGAAGAAAAAAACGAAACACATTATTTAAACAATGGTGATGCCAATGCGCATGGCATTATAATTTCTCCCCTTCAAAAAGGAAAACCGGTGTATGTGCCTTTCCATACCTTCGATCGGGATATGATGCAATACGTTTTTAAGACTTACGAAGAAAAAATTAATGACATCACCAGAGATTCTGCCATTTGCCTGGATTTCGATCAAAAAATTGATGCTTTTTATGAACCTTTAGATGTGTTAAAATATAATACCATACACATTAATTTTCACTTGATGAATAATCTATATCATCAACAAAAAGAACAACTGGAGCTCATAAATAAGTTCAAAAAAGACCATAATTTTATAAATGAAAGTATTCATTTGGAATTATTGAATTCAGCTAAAACTTACGGAGACTTACGAGCAAGGGATTTAGAAATGCCAGCTATAGATTTTTCGGTGAGTTCTTTTTATACCAGAGCTTTTGGTGGGGTATACGTATTACGTGATTTTATAAGTCCAATATTGGTTTTTGAGGATGAAAACTCACATAAAGAAGCTATTAAAGATACGAATTATGAGGTGTTGATATATCATATTCATCAACCAGAATTAATGGCTAAATTGCGCGATCATATTA includes:
- a CDS encoding DUF6638 family protein, which gives rise to MQKLKEANLYRSELIPVSGKLVERYNKCLLKLGFTETKLETFHIDGIGWSPEIAEEKNETHYLNNGDANAHGIIISPLQKGKPVYVPFHTFDRDMMQYVFKTYEEKINDITRDSAICLDFDQKIDAFYEPLDVLKYNTIHINFHLMNNLYHQQKEQLELINKFKKDHNFINESIHLELLNSAKTYGDLRARDLEMPAIDFSVSSFYTRAFGGVYVLRDFISPILVFEDENSHKEAIKDTNYEVLIYHIHQPELMAKLRDHIIIDYDLEETIKTDRYERIKKFEITQYLEKPEHPVKDILDNPILYKRYLNKLDIESRKKVMSVERYLEKLETSNQYKIADIVDSKLFEALHKPHSSLEAKHQDLIWKLLVNVSPKDVLYWYWYDKEDFYTSFESWDDSLKDWVIATISNNIG